In the Malaya genurostris strain Urasoe2022 chromosome 1, Malgen_1.1, whole genome shotgun sequence genome, one interval contains:
- the LOC131425959 gene encoding uncharacterized protein LOC131425959, which translates to MVATKHRIASRFEKSNNLDDWIRKIKNKKFMVKRETRGQDLRVLAMLTEALSHAEECQRREKIRKQEDRAIKWARIRSRLAEPPRMYCDLEEEEEEEKSRNASDTIWSEDFNGINNFIMELSTIKTPISR; encoded by the coding sequence ATGGTCGCCACCAAACACCGAATTGCGTCTCGATTTGAAAAGTCCAACAATCTAGACGATTGGATCCGTAAGATAAAGAACAAAAAGTTCATGGTTAAGCGTGAAACTCGCGGACAGGACTTGCGAGTGCTGGCCATGCTCACGGAAGCACTTTCtcacgccgaagaatgtcaacgGCGTGAGAAAATTCGCAAGCAGGAAGATAGAGCCATTAAGTGGGCCCGGATTCGTTCCAGACTCGCGGAACCGCCGCGGATGTACTGTGACCTGGAGGAGGAGGAAGAAGAAGAGAAATCGCGTAACGCGTCTGACaccatctggagtgaagatttTAACGGAATCAATAATTTCATAATGGAACTGAGTACTATCAAGACCCCCATTAGCCGATAG